A window of Xylophilus sp. GW821-FHT01B05 contains these coding sequences:
- a CDS encoding ATP-binding protein has translation MEEQYRPLIRQKIIDSLASAPPALTRRDVWLPAVPGKALAVIGMRRAGKTSLLWQILADRLAAGMPREGLLYFSFEDERLAGMPTAGLDVLVDEYFRLQPEWRRSGRRASFFLDEIQLVPGWEVFARRLLETEQIDLFLSGSSARLLSREVASSMRGRAMEAVVRPFSFRESLRHAGQEPDRPVERLDKGARSALDKALQGYLTQGGFPEAQGLDARNRTALLNGYVDVVLLRDVVERHAVSQPLVLRWMVRQLLGNAGGSFSINKFHADLKSQNIAVGKETLHAYLAHLEDAFLLRSIGIATESEQRRRVNPRKAYPVDMGLIPVFDRSGRAHTGHALETAVALELERRGAELAYVHTASGFEVDFLARFADGRQQLVQVCASLDSADTRARELRALGDAHAEYPQAERLLIALDMPPVLELPAGVVLASARDWLLAG, from the coding sequence ATGGAAGAGCAATACCGCCCCCTGATCCGGCAAAAGATCATCGACAGCCTGGCCAGCGCCCCGCCCGCGCTCACGCGCCGCGATGTCTGGCTGCCGGCCGTGCCTGGCAAGGCGCTGGCGGTCATCGGCATGCGGCGGGCGGGCAAGACCAGCTTGTTGTGGCAGATCCTGGCGGACCGCCTGGCCGCGGGCATGCCGCGCGAAGGGCTGCTGTACTTCAGCTTCGAGGACGAGCGGCTGGCGGGTATGCCAACAGCCGGTTTGGATGTGCTGGTGGACGAATACTTCCGCCTGCAACCCGAATGGCGGCGCAGCGGCCGGCGCGCCAGTTTCTTTCTGGACGAAATCCAGCTGGTGCCTGGCTGGGAGGTGTTTGCGCGCCGCCTGCTGGAGACCGAGCAGATCGATCTATTCCTCTCGGGCTCCTCCGCGCGGCTGTTGTCGCGTGAGGTGGCCAGCAGCATGCGCGGCCGTGCCATGGAGGCCGTCGTGCGGCCCTTCAGCTTTCGTGAAAGCCTGCGCCACGCGGGGCAGGAGCCTGACCGGCCGGTGGAGCGCCTGGACAAGGGCGCGCGCTCGGCCCTGGACAAGGCATTGCAGGGCTACCTGACGCAGGGCGGTTTCCCCGAGGCGCAAGGCCTTGATGCCCGCAACCGCACCGCGCTGCTGAATGGCTATGTAGACGTGGTGCTGTTGCGCGACGTGGTCGAGCGCCACGCGGTGTCGCAGCCGTTGGTGCTGCGCTGGATGGTGCGCCAGTTGCTGGGCAACGCGGGCGGCAGCTTCAGCATCAACAAGTTCCACGCAGACCTCAAGTCGCAGAACATCGCGGTCGGCAAGGAGACCTTGCACGCCTACCTGGCGCACCTGGAGGACGCCTTCCTGCTGCGCAGCATCGGCATTGCCACCGAATCCGAGCAGCGCCGCCGCGTCAACCCGCGCAAGGCCTATCCGGTGGACATGGGCCTGATCCCTGTGTTCGACCGCTCGGGCCGGGCCCACACCGGCCATGCGCTGGAAACCGCCGTGGCCCTGGAACTGGAGCGCCGTGGCGCCGAGCTGGCCTATGTACACACTGCCAGCGGCTTTGAGGTCGATTTTTTGGCCCGCTTTGCCGACGGCCGCCAGCAACTGGTGCAGGTCTGCGCCAGCCTGGACAGTGCCGACACCCGCGCCCGTGAACTGCGCGCATTGGGCGACGCACACGCCGAGTACCCACAGGCCGAGCGGCTGTTGATCGCGCTCGACATGCCGCCGGTGCTGGAGCTGCCAGCGGGCGTAGTGCTGGCTTCCGCGCGCGACTGGTTGCTGGCTGGCTAG
- a CDS encoding LysR family transcriptional regulator, with translation MPRPDINRSGEMEVFVQIVERGGFSAAARALEMTPSAVSKLVGRLEARLATQLVHRSTRKLQLTPEGQQFFEHSVRVLADMDEAERCVTASAAPRGRVSINSSVSFGHRLLLPLLPRFLALYPQVALDIALTDRVVDLMDERTDIAIRWGALPASDLVARRLGDTALSIVGAPAYLARHGTPRNLQELLAHQRLGSSYRRNMPDWPLRIAGRIEAIPIEGSVRAADGETLRRLALEGVGLARLSHYHVRPDMDEGRLVPVLEDLNPGVREPIHAVYLGKPGRLPARVRAVLDFLAAEVTQEVLDAGRVMNRVEIGL, from the coding sequence ATGCCCCGTCCCGACATCAACCGCTCTGGTGAGATGGAAGTCTTTGTGCAGATCGTCGAGCGCGGCGGCTTCTCGGCCGCGGCGCGCGCGCTGGAGATGACGCCCTCGGCCGTCAGCAAGCTGGTCGGGCGCCTGGAGGCGCGGCTGGCCACGCAGCTAGTGCACCGTTCCACGCGCAAGCTGCAGCTCACGCCCGAGGGCCAGCAGTTCTTCGAGCACAGCGTGCGCGTGCTGGCCGACATGGACGAGGCTGAGCGCTGCGTGACCGCCAGCGCCGCGCCGCGTGGCCGGGTCAGCATCAACTCCAGCGTGTCCTTTGGCCACCGCCTGCTGCTGCCGCTGCTGCCGCGCTTTCTGGCGCTGTACCCGCAGGTGGCGCTGGACATCGCCCTGACCGACCGCGTGGTCGACCTGATGGACGAGCGCACCGACATCGCCATCCGCTGGGGCGCGCTGCCGGCCTCGGACCTGGTGGCGCGGCGACTGGGCGACACGGCGCTGTCCATCGTCGGCGCGCCCGCCTACCTGGCGCGCCACGGCACGCCGCGCAATCTGCAAGAGCTGCTGGCGCACCAGCGCCTGGGCTCCAGCTACCGCCGCAACATGCCCGACTGGCCGCTGCGCATCGCCGGCCGCATCGAGGCCATCCCCATCGAAGGCAGCGTGCGCGCCGCCGACGGCGAAACCCTGCGCCGCCTGGCGCTGGAAGGCGTGGGGCTGGCGCGCCTGTCGCACTACCACGTGCGCCCCGACATGGACGAGGGCCGCCTGGTCCCCGTGCTGGAAGACCTCAACCCCGGCGTGCGGGAACCGATCCACGCCGTCTACCTGGGCAAGCCCGGGCGGCTACCGGCGCGGGTGCGGGCGGTGCTGGATTTTCTGGCGGCGGAGGTGACGCAAGAGGTGCTGGATGCGGGTCGGGTGATGAATAGGGTGGAAATTGGCCTTTAG
- a CDS encoding ABC transporter ATP-binding protein, whose translation MNTTQDIPTLRVRDLGVAFDTYRGTVQVLDGVSFDIAPGEILGVVGESGAGKSMTGNAVIGLIDSPGRLSAGTVELRGERIDTLRGEDMRRIRGKHIGMVFQDPLTSLNPVLTIGRHLVETIRLHLPLSPAQARERALALLAEVEIPDPATRIDQYPHQFSGGMRQRVAIALALCAEPELLIADEPTTALDVSVQAQVIRVLRRVCRERGTAAMLITHDMGVIAEAADRVMVMYRGRVLETGPVRDVLDHPQEPYTRALMAAIPSVQQRLHRLPVPEVGADIAAPVPLPPAQAETAKVPDAPPLLQVQGLSRDFDLSAGWWVRTLTRQPKKVLHAVQEVSFEIPRGATFGLVGESGSGKSTVARMIAGLTPPTAGRIVIDGIDRWADPQGAVALRRRFQIIFQDPYASLNPRWRVDRLIAEPLEVLGLTSSRAETEERVADALRRVRMSPDDGRRYPHQFSGGQRQRIAIARALASRPEFIVCDEPTSSLDVSVQAQVLNLMRDLQDEFGLTYLLISHNLAVIRHMCDQVGVMRRGQLVELGSAEAVFAAPQHAYTRELMAAVPDVKARRAPVLAAA comes from the coding sequence ATGAACACGACGCAAGACATCCCCACCCTGCGCGTGCGCGACCTGGGCGTGGCCTTTGACACCTACCGTGGCACGGTGCAGGTGCTGGACGGCGTCTCCTTTGACATCGCCCCGGGCGAAATCCTGGGCGTGGTCGGTGAATCCGGCGCGGGCAAGTCCATGACCGGCAATGCCGTGATCGGCCTGATCGACTCGCCCGGGCGCCTCAGCGCCGGCACGGTGGAGCTGCGCGGCGAGCGCATCGACACCTTGCGTGGCGAAGACATGCGCCGCATCCGCGGCAAGCACATCGGCATGGTGTTCCAAGACCCGCTGACCAGCCTGAACCCGGTGCTCACCATTGGCCGCCACCTGGTCGAAACCATCCGCCTGCACCTGCCGCTGTCACCGGCCCAGGCACGCGAGCGCGCGCTGGCGCTGCTGGCCGAGGTCGAGATCCCAGACCCCGCCACCCGCATCGACCAGTACCCGCACCAGTTCTCTGGCGGCATGCGCCAGCGCGTGGCGATTGCGCTGGCCCTGTGCGCCGAGCCCGAGCTGCTGATTGCCGACGAGCCCACCACCGCGCTCGACGTGTCGGTGCAGGCGCAGGTGATCCGCGTGCTGCGCCGCGTCTGCCGCGAGCGCGGCACGGCGGCCATGCTCATCACCCACGACATGGGCGTGATCGCCGAGGCCGCCGACCGCGTCATGGTCATGTACCGTGGCCGTGTGCTGGAAACCGGCCCGGTGCGCGACGTGCTCGACCATCCGCAAGAGCCCTACACCCGCGCGCTGATGGCCGCCATCCCCTCGGTGCAGCAGCGCCTGCACCGGCTGCCGGTGCCCGAGGTGGGCGCCGACATTGCCGCGCCCGTGCCGCTGCCGCCTGCGCAGGCTGAGACCGCAAAAGTGCCCGACGCCCCACCGCTGCTGCAGGTGCAAGGCCTGTCGCGCGACTTCGATCTGTCGGCCGGCTGGTGGGTGCGCACGCTCACGCGCCAGCCCAAGAAAGTGCTGCACGCGGTGCAAGAGGTGAGCTTCGAGATCCCGCGCGGCGCCACCTTCGGGCTGGTGGGTGAATCGGGCTCGGGCAAGTCCACCGTGGCGCGCATGATCGCCGGGCTCACGCCGCCCACGGCCGGGCGCATCGTCATCGACGGCATAGACCGCTGGGCCGACCCGCAAGGCGCGGTGGCGCTGCGCCGGCGCTTCCAGATAATCTTCCAGGACCCGTACGCCAGCCTGAACCCGCGCTGGCGGGTAGACCGCCTGATAGCAGAGCCACTCGAAGTGCTGGGCCTCACCAGCAGCCGCGCCGAGACCGAAGAGCGCGTGGCCGACGCGCTGCGCCGCGTGCGCATGTCACCCGACGACGGCCGGCGCTACCCGCACCAGTTCTCGGGTGGCCAGCGCCAGCGCATCGCCATCGCGCGCGCCCTGGCCAGCCGGCCCGAGTTCATCGTCTGCGACGAGCCCACGTCTTCGCTCGACGTCTCGGTGCAGGCGCAGGTGCTCAACCTGATGCGTGATCTGCAGGACGAATTTGGTTTGACCTACCTGCTCATCAGCCACAACCTGGCCGTGATCCGCCACATGTGCGACCAGGTCGGCGTGATGCGGCGCGGCCAACTGGTAGAGCTGGGCTCGGCCGAGGCCGTGTTTGCCGCGCCACAACACGCCTATACGCGCGAGCTGATGGCGGCCGTGCCGGATGTGAAGGCGCGGCGGGCGCCCGTGCTGGCGGCGGCATGA
- a CDS encoding acyl-CoA dehydrogenase family protein, translating to MSHTPDITLPLSLRFRPVFERIAQGAVQRESERELLHEAVGWLRDAGFGALRVPQEQGGLGASVEELFDLVIDLAEADSNLPQALRSHFGFIERARSELQPEQAAPWLALAGQGGIFGNGTTEVGDGTVGVLQTVLTPDAKDWRLSGDKYYSTGSLYADWIAITARRQGADTDDRVIAMVRATAPGVERSDDWRGFGQRLTASGTTRLRNVAVPDEHIFVFDRSQPSSITALFQLFHIATLAGVARAILRDAVAYVQARQRVYSQGSAPRTRDDPLVQQVVGHLSAVAFSATAAAREVARGLGDIDRLRAAGHAVPEALVVDVELRAAQAQVSVSEAVLGAATRLFDVGGASALDEDRRLDRHWRNARTLASHNPAIYKARALGDHALNGTRPTFYWSVGVAPA from the coding sequence ATGTCCCACACCCCCGACATCACCCTTCCCCTGTCCCTGCGCTTTCGCCCGGTGTTCGAGCGCATCGCGCAAGGCGCCGTCCAGCGCGAAAGCGAGCGCGAGCTGCTGCACGAGGCCGTTGGCTGGCTGCGTGACGCCGGCTTTGGCGCCTTGCGCGTCCCGCAGGAGCAGGGCGGTCTGGGCGCGTCGGTGGAGGAGTTGTTCGACCTCGTGATCGACCTGGCCGAGGCCGACTCCAACCTGCCGCAGGCCCTGCGTTCGCATTTCGGCTTCATCGAGCGCGCACGTTCAGAGCTGCAGCCGGAGCAAGCCGCCCCATGGCTGGCGCTGGCCGGGCAGGGCGGCATCTTTGGCAATGGCACGACCGAGGTTGGTGATGGCACGGTCGGTGTCCTGCAGACCGTGTTGACGCCGGATGCCAAGGACTGGCGGCTGAGCGGCGACAAGTACTACAGCACCGGTAGCCTGTACGCCGACTGGATCGCCATCACGGCGCGCCGCCAGGGCGCTGATACGGACGACCGTGTCATCGCCATGGTGCGCGCCACCGCGCCTGGTGTTGAGCGCAGCGACGACTGGCGGGGGTTTGGCCAGCGCCTCACCGCATCGGGCACCACCCGGCTGCGCAACGTCGCGGTGCCGGACGAGCACATCTTCGTCTTCGACCGCAGCCAGCCTTCATCGATCACGGCGCTGTTCCAGCTGTTCCACATCGCCACGCTGGCCGGCGTGGCCCGCGCCATCCTGCGCGACGCCGTGGCCTATGTGCAGGCGCGCCAGCGGGTCTACAGCCAGGGCAGCGCGCCGCGCACGCGGGACGATCCGTTGGTGCAGCAGGTGGTGGGACATCTGTCGGCCGTGGCGTTTTCTGCCACGGCTGCCGCGCGCGAGGTGGCGCGTGGCCTGGGCGATATCGACCGCTTGCGCGCAGCCGGCCACGCCGTTCCCGAGGCCTTGGTGGTCGATGTAGAGCTGCGTGCGGCACAGGCGCAGGTAAGCGTCAGCGAAGCGGTACTGGGCGCGGCCACGCGGCTCTTTGATGTGGGTGGCGCCTCGGCGCTGGACGAGGACCGGCGGCTGGATCGCCATTGGCGCAACGCCCGCACCCTCGCATCGCACAACCCGGCGATCTACAAGGCCCGCGCCCTTGGCGACCACGCCTTGAACGGCACGCGGCCCACCTTCTACTGGTCCGTGGGCGTCGCGCCAGCCTGA
- the metC gene encoding cystathionine beta-lyase, translating into MTGAATRLLHAGSPALRDGSGPVNVPVVRTSTVRFADMQTYDDYHHRRVAGERVASYGRHGLDTHRALEDAITGLEGGHRAFLAPSGLAAITLVLIALLSPGDHALVADSVYSPVRRVDQTLLQRLGITLEYFSPTQDDLAARIRPQTKLVYLESPSSLLYEVLDLPKLSAIARAHGVPVAADNTWSGGWFYQPLALGANISIQAATKYISGHSDLMQGIVVVDSPALAAKLSTAYEALGLSIGADDAYLALRGVRTLPVRLAQHQRHATQVAQYLQRHAQVQRVFYPALPEDPGHALWKRDFSGASGLVSFAFEDDDVAAAHAFVDALQYFGIGASWGGYESLALIAAPARLQEHSYWSSSAPVVRLHIGLEDPVDLIADLEQAFARVQAPERLAAA; encoded by the coding sequence ATGACGGGCGCAGCAACACGTTTGCTGCATGCCGGCAGCCCGGCTCTGCGCGATGGCTCGGGCCCGGTCAACGTGCCCGTGGTGCGTACCAGCACGGTGCGCTTTGCCGACATGCAGACCTATGACGACTACCACCATCGCCGCGTGGCCGGCGAGCGCGTGGCCTCTTACGGCCGCCACGGCCTGGACACGCACCGCGCGCTGGAAGACGCCATTACCGGGCTCGAAGGCGGCCACCGCGCCTTCCTCGCGCCCTCGGGCCTGGCGGCGATCACGCTGGTGTTGATCGCGCTGCTGTCCCCGGGCGATCACGCGCTGGTGGCCGACAGCGTCTACTCGCCGGTGCGGCGCGTGGACCAGACCTTGCTGCAGCGCCTGGGCATCACGCTCGAATACTTCTCACCCACGCAAGACGACCTGGCCGCCAGGATCCGGCCGCAGACCAAGCTGGTCTACCTCGAATCGCCCAGCTCGCTGCTGTACGAGGTACTTGACCTGCCCAAGCTCAGCGCCATTGCCCGCGCACACGGCGTGCCGGTGGCGGCTGACAACACCTGGAGCGGCGGCTGGTTCTACCAACCGCTGGCGCTGGGCGCCAACATCTCGATCCAGGCCGCGACCAAGTACATCTCCGGCCACTCGGACCTGATGCAGGGCATCGTCGTGGTCGACAGCCCGGCGCTGGCGGCCAAGCTGTCCACTGCCTACGAGGCGCTGGGCCTGTCCATCGGTGCAGACGACGCCTACCTGGCGCTGCGCGGCGTGCGCACGCTGCCGGTGCGCCTGGCCCAGCACCAGCGCCACGCCACGCAGGTGGCGCAGTACCTGCAGCGCCACGCCCAGGTGCAGCGCGTGTTCTACCCCGCGCTGCCCGAGGACCCTGGCCATGCGTTGTGGAAACGCGACTTCAGCGGCGCCAGCGGCCTGGTGTCCTTTGCCTTCGAAGACGACGACGTGGCCGCCGCGCACGCCTTTGTCGATGCGCTGCAGTACTTCGGCATTGGCGCCTCCTGGGGCGGCTACGAAAGCCTGGCGCTGATCGCCGCGCCGGCGCGGCTGCAAGAGCACAGCTACTGGAGCAGCAGCGCGCCGGTGGTGCGCCTGCATATCGGGCTGGAAGATCCGGTGGATCTGATTGCGGACCTGGAGCAGGCGTTTGCGCGCGTGCAGGCACCCGAGCGGCTGGCAGCCGCATAA
- a CDS encoding tripartite tricarboxylate transporter substrate binding protein, translating to MDLQTPTRRQALYRAAALVAAPWITGAARASALGTRPVRLVLPLAPGGAMDVLGRGLAQQLGVRLSSSVIVENRAGAGGNIATELVAAEKPDGHTLLLTSNALVANVTLYAGRVRYDPLRSFAPVSIVATTPAVIVVRNDAPAPDLATLLRQAKTRGLTIGTPGYGNGNHLALVKLQAVVDGELRHIPYKGAGPAVVALLGGETDAAIVALPAAAAQIEAGKLRALAVLQERRSSIAPQVPTLAEAGVRIPLDDGWFGLLAPAGTAPATVARLQQAVTDALADAPFRRLLAQQGFEPVGSSTQAFATQLRSDVERFPSLLKGIGASLE from the coding sequence ATGGATTTGCAGACCCCCACACGCCGCCAGGCGCTATACCGTGCCGCAGCTTTGGTAGCGGCACCCTGGATTACTGGCGCGGCGCGCGCCTCGGCGCTGGGCACACGGCCGGTGCGCCTGGTGCTGCCGCTGGCCCCCGGCGGCGCCATGGACGTGCTGGGCCGTGGCCTGGCGCAGCAGCTCGGCGTGCGGCTGAGCAGCTCGGTCATCGTCGAGAACCGCGCCGGTGCCGGCGGCAACATCGCCACCGAGCTGGTCGCCGCTGAAAAACCCGACGGCCACACACTACTGCTGACCAGCAACGCGCTGGTGGCCAACGTCACGCTCTACGCCGGCCGGGTGCGCTACGACCCGCTGCGCAGCTTTGCCCCGGTCAGCATCGTCGCCACCACGCCCGCCGTGATCGTGGTGCGCAATGACGCCCCTGCGCCCGACCTGGCCACGCTGCTGCGCCAGGCAAAGACGCGCGGCCTCACCATCGGCACGCCTGGCTACGGCAATGGCAACCACCTGGCGCTGGTGAAGCTGCAGGCCGTGGTCGATGGCGAGCTGCGCCACATTCCCTACAAGGGCGCAGGCCCGGCTGTCGTTGCCCTGCTGGGCGGCGAGACCGATGCCGCCATCGTCGCCCTGCCGGCCGCCGCCGCGCAGATCGAGGCCGGCAAGTTGCGCGCGCTGGCCGTGCTGCAAGAGCGGCGCAGCAGCATCGCGCCCCAGGTGCCGACGCTGGCGGAAGCCGGTGTGCGCATCCCGCTGGACGACGGCTGGTTTGGCCTGCTCGCACCCGCCGGCACGGCGCCGGCCACGGTGGCGCGCCTGCAGCAGGCCGTGACCGATGCGCTGGCCGACGCGCCCTTTCGCCGCCTGCTCGCGCAGCAGGGCTTCGAGCCCGTGGGCAGCAGCACGCAGGCCTTTGCCACGCAGTTGCGCAGTGATGTCGAGCGCTTCCCTTCACTGCTCAAGGGCATTGGCGCAAGCCTTGAATGA
- a CDS encoding outer membrane protein transport protein encodes MYQPRLTALCALLGAALCPLAAHATNGYFSHGYGAKSQGQAGVGIAWGQDALAAATNPANTALVGDRLDVGLNWFVPRRSADIQGNAFGPDEHYSGDGKKNFFIPEFGVTRQLDGRWAVGLAAYGNGGLNTDYGRNPYARFGATGEAGVNLEQLFITPSVAWKANENHSFGVGLNLAYQRFSAKGLGVFSGFSSDPAHVSDQGTDSSLGAGIRLGWTGKVAPDVTLGATWASKVRGKFDDYRGLFANGGRFDVPENYGVGAAWRPSSAWTLGADVQRIRYGQVAAVGNPLGPLLQGVPLGAAGGPGFGWRDITVLKLGAAYQVSSALTLRGGISHSGQPVPSSQTFLNILAPGVVQNHLTLGASWKTASGLEVNGFLAHAFGRSVNGNGSIPAGNPPGGFGGGNANVRLKETILGISFGWAL; translated from the coding sequence ATGTACCAGCCTCGTCTGACCGCTCTCTGCGCCCTGCTGGGAGCGGCTCTTTGCCCGCTGGCCGCCCACGCCACCAACGGCTATTTCTCACACGGCTACGGCGCCAAGAGCCAGGGCCAGGCCGGCGTGGGCATCGCCTGGGGGCAGGACGCGCTGGCCGCCGCCACCAACCCCGCCAATACCGCGCTCGTGGGCGACCGCCTCGACGTGGGGCTGAACTGGTTCGTGCCGCGCCGCAGCGCTGATATCCAGGGCAACGCCTTTGGCCCCGATGAACACTACAGCGGCGACGGCAAGAAGAATTTCTTCATCCCCGAGTTCGGTGTCACACGCCAACTCGATGGCCGCTGGGCCGTGGGCCTGGCCGCTTACGGCAACGGCGGCCTGAACACCGACTACGGCCGCAACCCCTACGCGCGCTTTGGCGCCACGGGCGAGGCCGGCGTGAACCTGGAGCAGCTCTTCATCACGCCCTCGGTGGCCTGGAAGGCGAACGAGAACCACAGCTTCGGCGTGGGCTTGAACCTGGCCTACCAGCGCTTCTCCGCCAAGGGCCTGGGCGTGTTCTCTGGCTTTTCCTCCGACCCGGCGCACGTGAGCGACCAAGGCACGGACTCCAGCCTGGGCGCGGGTATCCGCCTGGGCTGGACGGGCAAGGTAGCGCCCGACGTCACGCTGGGCGCCACCTGGGCCTCCAAGGTGCGCGGCAAGTTTGACGACTACCGGGGCCTTTTCGCCAACGGCGGCCGCTTCGACGTGCCCGAGAACTACGGCGTGGGCGCGGCCTGGCGCCCCAGCAGCGCCTGGACGCTGGGCGCCGATGTGCAGCGCATTCGCTACGGCCAGGTGGCCGCCGTGGGCAACCCGCTGGGCCCGCTGCTGCAGGGCGTGCCGCTGGGCGCGGCGGGCGGCCCGGGCTTTGGCTGGCGCGACATCACCGTGCTCAAGCTCGGCGCGGCCTACCAGGTCTCGTCCGCGCTCACGCTGCGCGGCGGCATCAGCCACTCGGGCCAGCCGGTGCCGTCGAGCCAGACCTTCCTCAACATCCTGGCGCCGGGCGTGGTGCAAAACCACCTGACGCTGGGCGCGAGCTGGAAGACGGCCAGCGGCCTGGAGGTGAACGGCTTCCTCGCCCATGCCTTCGGCCGCTCGGTGAACGGCAATGGCTCCATTCCGGCGGGCAACCCACCCGGTGGCTTTGGCGGCGGCAACGCAAACGTGCGGCTGAAGGAAACCATTCTTGGCATCTCGTTTGGCTGGGCGCTCTGA
- a CDS encoding MFS transporter, which yields MPIALLALTAGAFGIGTTEFVIMGLLLQVSADLHVSIAAAGLLISGYALGVAIGAPVLTIATRKLPRKTVLLALMAIFTLGNLACALAPNYELLMAARVITALAHGTFFGVGAVVATGLVAPEKRASAIATMFTGLSVATLLGVPAGAWLGLHFGWRATFWAVAVIGVLAFAVLAAFVPRSQGSAPTGALREELAVLARPQVLLGLGMTVVGFAGVLTVYTYVQPLLTQIAGFSEAAVSPILLVFGGGIFVGNLLGGRWADRAPAGALLGSLVVLTLVLGAMGFALHSPIAAVAAIGLLGVASFLTVAPLQLWVLEKAHGAGQNLASSLNIAAFNLGNALGAWLGSMVIAHGLGLGALTWVATAVTLAGLAIAAGSVLLERRGSGALATAAAG from the coding sequence ATGCCTATCGCTCTTCTTGCCCTTACCGCCGGCGCCTTTGGCATCGGCACTACCGAGTTCGTCATCATGGGCCTGCTGCTGCAGGTTTCGGCGGACTTGCACGTCAGCATCGCGGCTGCCGGCCTGCTGATCTCGGGCTATGCGCTCGGGGTGGCTATCGGCGCGCCGGTGTTGACGATTGCCACGCGCAAGCTGCCACGCAAGACCGTGCTGCTGGCGCTGATGGCCATCTTCACGCTGGGCAACCTGGCCTGCGCGCTGGCGCCCAACTACGAGCTGCTGATGGCCGCGCGCGTTATCACCGCCCTGGCGCACGGCACCTTCTTTGGTGTGGGCGCGGTGGTGGCGACCGGCCTGGTGGCGCCAGAGAAGCGTGCCTCGGCCATTGCCACCATGTTTACCGGCCTGTCGGTGGCCACGCTGCTGGGCGTGCCGGCCGGTGCCTGGCTGGGGCTGCATTTTGGCTGGCGTGCCACCTTCTGGGCCGTGGCCGTGATCGGCGTGCTGGCCTTCGCGGTGCTGGCGGCCTTTGTGCCGCGCAGCCAGGGCAGCGCGCCCACCGGCGCGCTGCGCGAAGAGCTGGCGGTGCTGGCCCGGCCGCAGGTGCTGCTGGGCCTGGGCATGACGGTGGTCGGCTTTGCCGGCGTGCTTACGGTCTACACCTATGTGCAGCCGCTGCTGACGCAGATCGCGGGTTTCAGCGAAGCCGCCGTGTCGCCCATCCTGCTGGTGTTTGGCGGCGGCATTTTTGTTGGCAATCTGCTGGGCGGCCGCTGGGCCGACCGGGCACCGGCCGGCGCGCTGCTGGGCTCGTTGGTGGTGCTGACGCTGGTGCTGGGCGCCATGGGCTTTGCGCTGCATTCCCCCATTGCAGCGGTAGCAGCCATCGGCCTGCTGGGTGTGGCCTCGTTCTTGACGGTAGCGCCGCTGCAGCTCTGGGTGCTGGAGAAGGCGCACGGCGCAGGCCAGAACCTGGCGTCGAGCCTGAACATCGCCGCCTTCAACCTGGGCAACGCGCTGGGCGCCTGGTTGGGCAGCATGGTGATCGCCCACGGCCTGGGGCTGGGCGCGCTGACCTGGGTGGCCACGGCGGTCACGCTGGCAGGCCTGGCGATTGCCGCCGGCAGCGTGCTGCTGGAGCGGCGCGGCAGTGGTGCGCTGGCCACCGCGGCTGCGGGCTGA
- a CDS encoding alpha/beta fold hydrolase, whose product MPIASLPHADIHYELYGPPDGVPLLLLAPGGLRSHIGLWRHTHEGLPRPWPDPTVEFARDYRVIAVDQRNAGRSRAVVGPDDGWHSYAADHLGVLDHLGVQRFHVIGACIGTSFALKLAEVAPERVLSAVLQAPIGHTAQNAAVRGDSFESWASGLRQRAPETPEANLQALQRNLYGGNDFVFSVSRDSVRQTATPLLVLAGNDLQHPTEIAEEIVQLAPNATLVREWKGPAQRATYIEGILGFLRAPPVPAPAELLVV is encoded by the coding sequence ATGCCCATCGCTTCCCTGCCGCACGCCGACATCCACTATGAGTTGTATGGCCCGCCCGACGGCGTGCCCTTGCTGCTGCTCGCGCCCGGCGGCCTGCGCTCGCATATCGGCCTGTGGCGCCACACGCATGAAGGCCTGCCGCGCCCCTGGCCAGACCCGACGGTGGAGTTCGCCCGCGACTACCGAGTGATCGCGGTCGACCAGCGCAACGCCGGCCGCTCGCGCGCCGTGGTCGGCCCGGACGACGGCTGGCACAGCTATGCCGCAGATCATTTGGGCGTGCTCGACCATCTGGGTGTGCAGCGCTTTCATGTGATCGGCGCCTGCATAGGCACCTCGTTCGCACTCAAGCTGGCCGAAGTGGCGCCCGAGCGCGTGCTGTCGGCCGTGCTGCAGGCGCCCATCGGCCACACAGCGCAGAACGCTGCGGTGCGCGGCGACTCCTTTGAGAGCTGGGCGAGCGGCCTGCGCCAGCGCGCGCCGGAAACCCCAGAGGCGAACCTGCAGGCGCTGCAGCGCAATCTGTACGGCGGCAATGACTTCGTCTTCAGCGTCAGCCGCGACTCCGTGCGCCAGACCGCCACGCCCCTGCTGGTACTGGCCGGCAATGACCTGCAGCACCCGACCGAGATCGCAGAAGAAATTGTGCAGCTCGCGCCCAATGCCACCCTGGTGCGCGAGTGGAAGGGGCCGGCGCAGCGCGCGACCTATATCGAGGGCATTCTGGGGTTCTTGCGCGCGCCGCCCGTGCCTGCGCCGGCCGAGCTCCTCGTGGTCTAG